The following are encoded in a window of Pectinophora gossypiella chromosome 8, ilPecGoss1.1, whole genome shotgun sequence genomic DNA:
- the LOC126368722 gene encoding polyglutamylase complex subunit TTLL1-like, translated as MNTEAKKIATSMYGRVAVPTNERCRVNFCTDLEKSVLMSNFERRGWNQVGPDDEWNFYWASTQTCRNLFSVESGYRMNDNQMINHFPNHYELSRKDLLVKNIKRYRKEMEREGSLLAEKAEVILSGGQVVTRYVHLDFVPVTFVLPADYNMFVEEYRKSPQSTWIMKPCGKSQGTGIFLINKLSKLKKWSREAKTPFHPQLSKESYVISRYIDNPLLIGGKKFDLRLYVLVTSFRPLKAYLFQLGFCRFCTVKYDTSVTELDNMYVHLTNVSVQKHGGDYNNIHGGKMSVENLRLYLDGTKGRAVTEKLFAAMQWLIVHSLKAVASVMANDRHCFECYGYDIIIDNQLKPWLVEVNASPSLTSTTVNDRILKYKLIDNILSVVLPPDGVPDVRWNKLPTAEALGNFDLLIDEELLEKDEPASVGRGSKSNKYK; from the coding sequence ATGAATACGGAAGCGAAGAAAATAGCCACTAGCATGTACGGGAGGGTCGCGGTACCGACCAATGAGAGGTGCCGAGTTAATTTTTGCACAGATCTGGAGAAGTCAGTGTTGATGAGTAACTTCGAACGCCGCGGCTGGAACCAAGTGGGACCAGACGATGAGTGGAACTTCTACTGGGCTTCCACGCAGACTTGCCGAAACCTATTCAGTGTTGAAAGCGGGTATCGAATGAACGACAACCAAATGATAAACCACTTCCCGAATCATTACGAATTGTCCCGAAAGGATTTACTCGTGAAGAACATCAAAAGGTACCGGAAAGAGATGGAGCGGGAAGGTAGTTTACTAGCAGAGAAAGCTGAAGTTATATTATCTGGAGGCCAAGTGGTCACACGGTACGTACACTTGGATTTTGTTCCGGTTACTTTTGTTCTTCCCGCCGACTACAACATGTTTGTCGAGGAGTACCGCAAGTCACCCCAGAGCACTTGGATCATGAAACCTTGCGGAAAATCTCAAGGCACTGGAATTTTTCTCATAAACAAACTGTCGAAGCTGAAGAAATGGTCTAGAGAAGCGAAAACGCCGTTTCACCCGCAACTGAGCAAGGAAAGCTACGTCATTTCCCGGTACATAGATAATCCTCTTTTAATAGGAGGCAAAAAATTCGACTTGCGACTATACGTATTAGTCACTTCGTTTCGCCCCTTGAAAGCTTATCTGTTTCAGCTTGGATTTTGTAGGTTTTGTACAGTGAAATACGATACGAGTGTTACGGAATTAGAcaatatgtatgtacatttgACGAACGTAAGCGTCCAGAAACACGGAGGTGATTATAACAATATACACGGCGGGAAAATGAGTGTGGAGAATTTGCGGTTGTATTTAGATGGTACAAAAGGAAGAGCAGTTACGGAAAAGTTGTTCGCAGCAATGCAATGGCTTATAGTGCATTCCCTGAAAGCAGTGGCTTCAGTGATGGCGAACGACAGGCATTGCTTTGAATGTTACGGTTACGATATTATAATTGACAACCAACTAAAACCTTGGCTGGTCGAAGTGAACGCGTCACCATCTCTAACATCTACTACGGTCAACGATAGAATACTCAAGTACAAACTAATAGATAATATATTATCCGTAGTTTTGCCTCCCGACGGAGTTCCAGATGTACGGTGGAATAAGTTGCCAACTGCAGAGGCTTTAGGAAATTTCGATTTACTGATCGATGAAGAACTTTTGGAAAAGGACGAGCCGGCCTCTGTGGGCCGAGGCagcaaaagtaataaatataagtaa